Genomic window (Vibrio coralliirubri):
GGAATAAAAAGGACTATGCGAGTAAAGGTGAGTTCGATGGGGTGGTGTTTGAACATTTTTATCTTGATGAACCGACTCAAGCGTTAGTCTTTAAAATGGCGGGCTATAAAAACCGCAGTGAGATCCGCGTTAACGACAACTTCAAAATCGATGAACCCAGTAAATACCACCATTTAAGCGCTGAGTTTATGCCTATTAACCCTCGTGATTCGGTTAAGAATAGCGAAAAGAAACGAGATGAAATGACGTACTTGCAAGTGCATAACAAGGGTACGTATTACGATGGCAAACAGGGTTCCCATGGAGAAGGATATATACCTCACCCGTTGGTTCGCGTGGTTTATGATGCAGATAGAAGCGGTAAGACCGATTGGTATTGGGCAATCATAAAAAATAATGCGGTTAACTGCAGCTCCAAGAGCGGAAATAAAGGCTCAGCGGAATGTAAGAAAGCTTATATAAAGTTACCGCTTGGCCCGATCGCTGAAAAAGGCTCGGACAAATTTGATATTTACGTAGGTAACCAAAGGTTAATCATCAACCATAACGACAGCACTGTAGTTAATCACGACATTAGCTATTGGAAAGATATGGTGAGTTATTATAAGGCTGGCGTTTATAACCAATTTAAGAATGGTGAAAGCGAAGCCCATTTCTACAAGTTAGCTTATTCAATAAAAAATAAACCTGTTATTACAGATTAGGGTAGTACTGCCTAGTTTAATATTAATGGGTCTACAAATACTCGTTTGTTATTAAGGATAATTTGGATGTTCAAAAAAAATATGCTTGCTATAGCTTTGCTATCAGCAGTACCTATTGTGTCGTTTGCAAATAATGGTGTGTCTTATCCAGTACCTGCGGATAAGTTTGATATGCGTAATTGGAAAATAACGATTCCTTCGGATATTAATGAAGATGGTCGTGTTGATGAAATAGAAGGGGTAGCTATGATGAGCTACTCACACAGTGATTTTTTCCATCTTGATAAAGACGGCAACCTTGTATTTGAAGTGCAGAACCAAGCGATTACGACGAAAAACTCGAAAAACGCGCGTTCTGAGTTACGCCAGATGCCACGTGGTGCTGACTTCTCTATCGATACTGCTGACAAAGGTAATCAATGGGCATTGTCTAGCCATCCATCAGCAAGCGAGTACAGTGCGGTTGGCGGAACACTAGAAGCGACACTAAAAGTGAATCACGTTGCGATTAACGCTAAGTACCCAGAAAAGTACCCAGCTCACTCGGTGGTTGTTGGTCAGATTCACGCTAAAAAACATAATGAGCTAATCAAAGCTGGAACTGGTTACGGGCATGGTAATGAACCACTAAAGATCTTCTATAAGAAGTTTCCTGACCAAGAAATGGGTTCAGTATTTTGGAACTATGAGCGTAACCTAGAGAAAAAAGATCCTAACCGTGCCGACATCGCTTACCCTGTTTGGGGTAACACTTGGGAAAACCCAGCGGAACCGGGTGAAGCGGGCATTGCTCTTGGTGAAGAGTTTAGTTACAAAGTGGAAGTGAAAGGCACCATGATGTACCTAACGTTTGAAACAGAGCGTCACGATACGGTTAAGTATGAAATCGACCTGAGCAAGGGTATTGATGAGCTTGACTCACCAACGGGTTATGCTGAAGATGATTTCTATTACAAAGCGGGCGCATACGGCCAATGTAGTGTGAGCGATTCTCACCCTGTATGGGGGCCAGGTTGTGGCGGTACTGGCGATTTCGCTGTCGATAAAAAGAATGGCGATTACAACAGTGTGACTTTCTCCGCGCTTAAGTTGAACGGTAAATAGTACATAGCCAGTAGGCTAGCTAGACACAGTGCTTAAGGAATGTTTTTGAAGACCACTTAACCAAATGTTGAGTGGTCTTTTTGTTTTCTATGAGATTTAAGATGAGCTGGGTATCAGCGAGAGTGTATTGAAGCATACCAATGAAAGGTGCAGTCGAAACAATACAACCTTGTCAAAAGACAAGGTTGTAATCAGAAAGCGTAGAAAGATTTTAGGACGGCAACTCGATATCGAGTTTAGTCATACATCAACTCTTTAGCTTTGTCGGCATCAAACTCTTTAAGAGACTTTCGAGCCAAGTGACGGAAAGGGAACGCTTTGACAATTTCTTCAAAGGGTTGGATGGCAAAAGCCCAAAAGATTGAGCCATCTAAACCAAAGATGATCAATGCACATAACGGTATTGAAACGACCCATTGTCCAGTAAAGTTAATTTTGAACACATCCGTTGTTTTGCCTAGTGCCCTTAATACATGCCCGTGAACCGTGTTGTAACCACGAACAATAGGCAAGAAGATGTAGAGTGGGGCAATCACGGCCAATGCTTGGTACGTAGAAGGATCTAAGTCTGGGTACACATCGGCAATTACCACACTTAAACCTGCAAACATCACTGCACAAACCACCGAAATGCCCACCGCAACATCAATACTGGTATCAACGTTTTTGGTCAGATCATCCATTTTCTTGGAGCCGATGGCTTGGCTGATGGTAATCGCGGAAGAGTGAGCCCAAGCAGTAATGAATTGAGTACCGGCGCGAATCCAAGGCATCACCAAAGTAATTGCTACGTAAGCATTGATGTTAAGTTGCGAATACAACAATTGATAAATCGTTGCGCCAATCGACAGCATGGTCACGTTCGCTGCTACAGGGAATATTTCAATGAAGTGGCGGCGAATGTTGGTAAGAAACTCCGATTTTTCTGTATCCAATTTCAATGAAACAGATGAATCGTAATGCACACATAGAACCAGATACACAAGGCGAACGGTGATAGCAATAACACTGCCAAGCGCAGCACCTTGTACTCCAATCCCTTCAAAACTAGAGAAGCCATGAATCAGCACATACGAGAGTACAGCATTGATAGGCAATTCAATTAAGTAACCTTTAAACGGTACTTTGGTTCTTCCTAAGCCGTTGAACAAAGCGATGATCACCTGCGTTAACGCGGTAAAGATAACAATGTATTTCGAGATATCTAGATAGTGGCTGATTTCTGAATGAAGAGAAGCGTCATCGGTTAAGGCTTGAATCAAAGGTTGTTCGAAAAAAGTAAGCAGAAGCCAAAACAGTGTCGCAACGCCAAGGTTGATAAATAACCCCGCCCAAAATGCTTTAGATAGAGATGAAGAGACACCAGAACCTACAGCTCGACTAAGAACCAGTTGTGTACCGTTCGCCAAGGCCATTTGGATACCTAACACAAACGCGATGATAGTAGTGGCAATGCCCATTGCGGCGAGAGGAATTTCACCTAGCGGAGAAACTAGCAACGTGTCGATCATCAACATCGACTGCATCAACAATGCGTTTAAAGCTAGGGGCCAGGCGAGAGAGAAATTTTTCCTTACGTACGATTGCGAAGACACAAACAACACCTTATGTGTATAACCGTAAGCTTTCTCTGAGGTGACGGAGTAGAGCGTTTAAAGAAGAAAACACTACGGTATTTGATGGTTAAAAAATGGGTGTTAAAACAAGACTGACTTGTGTCTTTGAAACACAAGTCAGTTTGGTTAATCTCGGTTATGCGATGGCTAATTCAACCCTAGATAGCTTTTGGTTCTCATCGTCTAGCAGGACTTGAGAAGCAATTCGAGCTTGCTTGGCATCGCCTGACATTATCGCGTCGTAAATCGCTTTGTGTTCTTCTAAACAGAAGCGACCGCCTTCAGCGGAGTGGTCGATAAACTGCTTGAAGATAGTCGACAGAATATTGGCGAATGGAATGTAAAACTGATTACCTGTCGATAAGAAAATCGTTTGGTGAAACAGGTGATCGTTGGTCGTCCACTCTTCATAATCGAAGTTATTTGCCGCGATAGTCATCTTCTGGAAAAGAATCGAAAGCTCTTTGCGTTGCTCAACGGTTGCATTGGTTGCAGCGAGTGCACACGCTTCCGGGTCAATCGCTTTTCTTAAGCCTAAAAATTGAGACAAGAAGGGTTTGGTATCTTCTAAATCTTGGATCCAGTACAGCAATTGCGGGTCTAAGAAGTGCCATTGTGTTCTCGGCTTGATACGAGTGCCCACTTTTGGCTTCGACTCGATTAAACCTTTTGCCGAAAGTAGCTTGGTTGATTCTCGAAGGGCAGTTCTGCTTACTCCAAAGATATCGCACAGCTCCATTTCGCTGGGTAACTTTTGATTTTCTTCTAACTCGCCTGACAAGATTTTGCGAGCAATTTGTCTCGCCACTTGAACATGAATTCGGCGGCTTGAATCTTCCACCAATGTAAATATTGACATTTAAACCACCTGAAATTGAAACTTTGAAAACACCAAAAACCAGACGAATCTGGCGTTTAGTGTCAGTGTATACGTCGAATTTAGTGTGAGGTTTTCCCTCATCTACTCGGGTCTGTTGACCTTATATAGTGTGGCGAACTTAAATCGCTGAGTGAGCTTATAAAAACCAGCTAACTAAGGCGTTATTTGTCCGCCATTAACATCTAGGATTTGACCTGTGATGTAACCGCTGCAAGCGTGCGATGCAAAGAAAGCAAATGAAGGAGCAACTTCATCAATATTGCCAAAGCGTCCCATTGGAATGTTGTTAGCAATGGTCGCTTTCAAATCGTCGCTCTTGCCATCGTGAAATGCGGTATCGATAGTGCCTGGTGAAACAATGTTGAAACGGATATTGTCTTGTGCGAACTCTTTCACCCAATTACGGTGAATGTCGTGCAACCAAGCTTTAGACGCGGCATAGATGCCTGCACCAACACCACCGCCTTCGCGAGCGGCAATAGAGCCCGTGCTAATCACACAAGATGTTTGCCCGGACTCAGCAGCAGAGGCGCGTAAGTGCGGGATAGAGAACTTAGTTGTCATCAGTGCAGAGCGAACATTAAGGTCCATTACGCGCTCATAAAACTCATCATCGATATTTTCTAGATTGGCGCGACCACCAAGGCCACCGGCGTTGTTAATCAACACGTCCATGCCACCAAAATGATCAGTAAACTCTTTGACTAACCTTTCGCACTCTAATGTGTCCATTAGGTTTGCAGGGAAAAAAGCAACATCGCCACCCAGTGCGGTAAGTTCAGATAGAACGTCATCGACTTTTGGGCTGAAAGCACGACTATTGATGCCGATTTTTGCGCCGTATTTTGCAAAGACACGTGCGGTAGCTAAACCCATACCAGCAGTAGAGCCAGTAATTAGAATGCGTTTGCCTTTTAAATCGTTAAACATCAGAGCCGCCTATATTGTAGATTATTTACACCAATAAATCATACAATAACACTTGCTATATTCAAGGGTGTTCATCTAAAAACGGGTTATTACCGACATAAATAGTGAGAGTAAGGGTGGTTTTGGCTTTGTTGCGTAATTCAATGGAACTAAATCAAGAACCTACGATCTGATCAGCTACCTCCACTCTATCTCGTAGTCCTATGCCTAAGCCTCGTTATAAAACAACCAACTGGAAGCAATACAACCGATCACTCATTAACCGTGGTTCTCTGACTTTTTGGATTGATGAAGAAGCAATAAGCGGATGGGCGCAAAGCAAACAGAATAAGCGCGGTAGGCCGCGTCGGTTCAGTGATTTAGCTATCACGACAGCACTCATGGTCAAACGAGTTTTTTCTATGCCATTGAGAGCGCTGCAAGGATTTATCGACTCGATATTTAGGTTAGCCCATGTACCGTTAAGTTGTCCGCATTACACCTGCATCAGTCGTAGAGCCAAGCAAGTTGAGGTTTCATTTAAGACTAAAACGAGAGGAGCGATACAGCACCTAGCCATTGATGCTACTGGCCTTAAGGTTTATGGCGAAGGTGAATGGAAAGTCAAAAAACATGGGACGGATGGCAAGCGTAGAGTCTGGCGAAAGCTGCATATTGCAGTCGATACCAACACTCATGAGATCATTGCCGCCGAGCTAAGTTTATCGACGGTTACAGATGGAGAAGTACTCCCGAACTTACTGAAACAAACACGCCGAAGTATCCTTGAGGTGTCTGGTGATGGCGCTTACGACACGAGAGCGTGTCACGCTGCTATTAAGATTAAGGGAGCTATTGCGCTTATTCCCCCAAGAGAAGGGGCTGCCTTCTGGGAGCGTGGTCACCCTCGAAATTTCGCCGTGGGTTGCCAGAAATTATACGACTCAAATAAGTATTGGAAAGAGCGGTATGGATACCACAAACGTTCACTCTCAGAAACAGCGATGTATCGAGTTAAACAGTTGCTAGGAGGGAAACTGAGCTTAAGAAATTACAATGCCCAGGTGGGTGAAACTTACGCGATGATAAAAGCGTTGAACAAGCTTACTGGGTTAGGTATGCCTGAAACTTGTCGTATTGACTAAGAAACAAGCGAAACGGGTTGGCTCTATCTCTAAATTTAATTACGCAACAAAGCCGGTGGTTTTGTGAGTTCACGCATACATTGAAATTGTAAATGAGAACTATTTGTATGAATTAATGGGTTGAATTGGTTTTATAAACCTAAAGATGAGCAGGTTTGTGAAATATTGCTCCAGCCTTTATTGGTAGTGACCTCACGTTATTCTGATGCTGTGTTGGTGAAGATATAAATCAGTGCTATAGTCCGGGTTAAATAATACATATCTAATAAGTAAGTAGACACATGGCTGGCTCTTTCAATTCTATTTCAGGCTCTAAGCGAAGCCTTCATGTGCAAGTTGCACGTGAAATCGCTCGTGGTATTTTGTCGGGCAATTTGCCTCAAGGTTCTATTATCCCTGGTGAAATGGCTCTGTGTGAGCAATTTGGTATCAGTAGAACAGCATTAAGAGAAGCGGTTAAGCTTCTGACTTCAAAAGGTCTATTAGAATCTCGTCCTAAGATTGGTACTCGCGTTGTTAACCGCGCGTTCTGGAACTTCTTAGATCCACAATTGATCGAATGGATGGACGGTTTGGCCGATACAGATCAATTCTGTCATCAGTTTTTGGGTTTACGCCGTGCAATTGAACCAGAAGCGTGTGCTTTAGCTGCTCAGTTCGCGAGTGCAGAACAACGTATTGAGCTGTCTAGTATTTTCCAACAAATGGTCGAAATTTCTAGCGAAGAAACGCTTGAT
Coding sequences:
- a CDS encoding polysaccharide lyase family 7 protein gives rise to the protein MKNLICLAAATSLSLGAYASDLGVPADSSQFKEILKVSKLQMSDPKGKPGNKKDYASKGEFDGVVFEHFYLDEPTQALVFKMAGYKNRSEIRVNDNFKIDEPSKYHHLSAEFMPINPRDSVKNSEKKRDEMTYLQVHNKGTYYDGKQGSHGEGYIPHPLVRVVYDADRSGKTDWYWAIIKNNAVNCSSKSGNKGSAECKKAYIKLPLGPIAEKGSDKFDIYVGNQRLIINHNDSTVVNHDISYWKDMVSYYKAGVYNQFKNGESEAHFYKLAYSIKNKPVITD
- a CDS encoding polysaccharide lyase family 7 protein, which encodes MFKKNMLAIALLSAVPIVSFANNGVSYPVPADKFDMRNWKITIPSDINEDGRVDEIEGVAMMSYSHSDFFHLDKDGNLVFEVQNQAITTKNSKNARSELRQMPRGADFSIDTADKGNQWALSSHPSASEYSAVGGTLEATLKVNHVAINAKYPEKYPAHSVVVGQIHAKKHNELIKAGTGYGHGNEPLKIFYKKFPDQEMGSVFWNYERNLEKKDPNRADIAYPVWGNTWENPAEPGEAGIALGEEFSYKVEVKGTMMYLTFETERHDTVKYEIDLSKGIDELDSPTGYAEDDFYYKAGAYGQCSVSDSHPVWGPGCGGTGDFAVDKKNGDYNSVTFSALKLNGK
- a CDS encoding MATE family efflux transporter, with product MLFVSSQSYVRKNFSLAWPLALNALLMQSMLMIDTLLVSPLGEIPLAAMGIATTIIAFVLGIQMALANGTQLVLSRAVGSGVSSSLSKAFWAGLFINLGVATLFWLLLTFFEQPLIQALTDDASLHSEISHYLDISKYIVIFTALTQVIIALFNGLGRTKVPFKGYLIELPINAVLSYVLIHGFSSFEGIGVQGAALGSVIAITVRLVYLVLCVHYDSSVSLKLDTEKSEFLTNIRRHFIEIFPVAANVTMLSIGATIYQLLYSQLNINAYVAITLVMPWIRAGTQFITAWAHSSAITISQAIGSKKMDDLTKNVDTSIDVAVGISVVCAVMFAGLSVVIADVYPDLDPSTYQALAVIAPLYIFLPIVRGYNTVHGHVLRALGKTTDVFKINFTGQWVVSIPLCALIIFGLDGSIFWAFAIQPFEEIVKAFPFRHLARKSLKEFDADKAKELMYD
- a CDS encoding FadR/GntR family transcriptional regulator, whose protein sequence is MSIFTLVEDSSRRIHVQVARQIARKILSGELEENQKLPSEMELCDIFGVSRTALRESTKLLSAKGLIESKPKVGTRIKPRTQWHFLDPQLLYWIQDLEDTKPFLSQFLGLRKAIDPEACALAATNATVEQRKELSILFQKMTIAANNFDYEEWTTNDHLFHQTIFLSTGNQFYIPFANILSTIFKQFIDHSAEGGRFCLEEHKAIYDAIMSGDAKQARIASQVLLDDENQKLSRVELAIA
- a CDS encoding SDR family NAD(P)-dependent oxidoreductase — encoded protein: MFNDLKGKRILITGSTAGMGLATARVFAKYGAKIGINSRAFSPKVDDVLSELTALGGDVAFFPANLMDTLECERLVKEFTDHFGGMDVLINNAGGLGGRANLENIDDEFYERVMDLNVRSALMTTKFSIPHLRASAAESGQTSCVISTGSIAAREGGGVGAGIYAASKAWLHDIHRNWVKEFAQDNIRFNIVSPGTIDTAFHDGKSDDLKATIANNIPMGRFGNIDEVAPSFAFFASHACSGYITGQILDVNGGQITP
- a CDS encoding IS5 family transposase; this encodes MPKPRYKTTNWKQYNRSLINRGSLTFWIDEEAISGWAQSKQNKRGRPRRFSDLAITTALMVKRVFSMPLRALQGFIDSIFRLAHVPLSCPHYTCISRRAKQVEVSFKTKTRGAIQHLAIDATGLKVYGEGEWKVKKHGTDGKRRVWRKLHIAVDTNTHEIIAAELSLSTVTDGEVLPNLLKQTRRSILEVSGDGAYDTRACHAAIKIKGAIALIPPREGAAFWERGHPRNFAVGCQKLYDSNKYWKERYGYHKRSLSETAMYRVKQLLGGKLSLRNYNAQVGETYAMIKALNKLTGLGMPETCRID
- a CDS encoding FadR/GntR family transcriptional regulator codes for the protein MAGSFNSISGSKRSLHVQVAREIARGILSGNLPQGSIIPGEMALCEQFGISRTALREAVKLLTSKGLLESRPKIGTRVVNRAFWNFLDPQLIEWMDGLADTDQFCHQFLGLRRAIEPEACALAAQFASAEQRIELSSIFQQMVEISSEETLDQERWLDIDMKFHSLIFNATGNDFYLPFGNILTTMFVNFISHSSEEGSTCINEHRQIYEAIMAGNSDKARHASASHLLETNHRLPVAS